Within the Erigeron canadensis isolate Cc75 chromosome 6, C_canadensis_v1, whole genome shotgun sequence genome, the region GGGCATAAGATTCAACTAAAATaccaatataaaaaaataagacgtttttgaaaaatctggacacaaaaaaaaaaaaagaaaaaaagaagactCTGGCTAACACTAAAATACCCCTACCCTTGTTACTTCCCTTACACCGGTTATGAGGGAACTAAATTGACGGTCAAAGGAGCAATTACCTAGGGCATGAAAGTTATCAGAATACGTACCCTAGTTGATATATCAACTATGCAAGGGAAAGGAAGATCGACGGTCAATGAAATTGAGCTAAAAATTCTTGAAACAATGGAAAAGCCACATGGAATTGAACTAAATACTTATGAGTTATGCTACAATCtcaaatataataatcaaataaccGTTTAGTTTAGAGCGTGATTATAAGAACCATCAACTCAATTTACTGAAATCCAACAAACACAAAATACTGGCCACAAACTATTTGAAGATAGATTTGTAGTGCTCAAGAAGCAAAAAGGTCATAAACCAATTTCCCTGTTATCTTTTGTTTCAACAACTGGATCCTTTGATTAACTGAGAAATAAGAACTAGAAGCGATGTTGCAAAACTACCCGAGTCTACTCAAGTAGTCGTTACACCTTAGGGCGCCGAATACTCGGAGTACTCACCGCCTTGACCGCTTTGACTTCCCGGGTACTTGGAACACCCCAGTCGGCCGCGTTGATAGTGCATAGCGAGTTCTGCAACCATGGCTAAAAGTGAGTAAAAAagttgtaattaattaatacttattaaaaaaaaaagtgggtaAAGGCCAAACGTATGATTATAGTGAAAAAACGAAGGGCAAAATGCACATATTATAATATGATAGGGAAAGAACCTGAGAACAGTGTTCTATTTAAAGGTGATGTATGTGTTAATAACAACTCATACTATAAAAAGTGATACAAGAATAAATATACAACAATTGTACCCAATCCCAGCATAAGtagggtatgggggaggtgggATGTACCTCTACCCAAGGGTAAAAAGACTGTTCGAGAAGAACCTTCAGACAAAAAAGTGAGAGTGAAAACTAAACGTGTTTAGTAAGTGACCATACATATCGGAAGAGtattatatgaataaaataCAATAGAATAGaataacaaaacatacacaCGTTTATACCAAACATTAACATGACTGATTGTAACAACGGAACGACCTATAGCCAAAATTGCAAGCATTAGCGGCAAGCTTTTCATACGCAAGGCTCACacttatgaagaaaaaaaatacaaattatttatacagtatttataacacataaaatactTAAACACCATCCGTAAGAGCCTCGTATAAGTCCGGCTTTGATCAAATTTGGTGTTTGAAAAGAAACCCCCAAAAGATTGATGGTATCGTTGAGgaggaagaaagaagagatcaatcttgttgagaaagaaaaagttaGGGAAAAAAATTACTTAGTATTAAAAAACTCTTTTTGCATacaaaaagttcacactttttagtgtctAGGCTCGCAGAAAAGCCCAAAAAGTGAGCACTTTTTGTACACCCTGCGGCCTGCGCCTTGCGTACCAAAAAGCTCTAAGGCTACGCGCTTTTTTTAACCAAGAATACCTCATACTATAAAAAGTCATGAATAAATATGAAGCTGTTAAATTTATAATCAGATACTACGTATTAAAAGAAAGGAACAGGACATAACAAAATGACCAGAGCCCACCTTATTAGAGCATTCGTGTTTGCCATGCCAGCCGCTTTCTCTTCCACTGAAATAACTACACCATTAGAGCCGGATCTAGAACTAGAATCCATTTTAACATTATGGGGAGATATAAGACTAGGCACAAATATAGGGGCCCCAATATACTCCCCGGAGATGGATAAGTGTGGTGTGCCATCATAAGAGTAATCATCTTTGTTCATGTGGTATGCAACACTATGATTCATCACATGATTAAGTGGCAACTCTACCCACGACTTATTTCCGCTCTTATAGCTTCGCAACACCCATATCTTGGTGGGGGTGGGCGGTAACTCAGCGTCAAGTTCATAAATGCATAGACATTCTTCCAAGACCCCTAGGGTGTAAGAACAACCATATTCATATGAAGGATGGTTGTCAGGGTCTGGTTGTTGGGTTACTGTAAATTCCTCGCGAGataaatttaaagaaagaatgatATTCTCCTTATTTAGCCGATTCAACATAAACCAGTGAAGTACCCCATCACATAAGAGACCAGATACCCTATTCCAATTGGTAAGTACATAGTCAAATTCTTGGATAAATTTCCAAACACATGTTTTCAgtgaaaaaacataaaaacgtGTGGTTTTTCTTTGCATCACAAAGCCTACTACAATCTTGTAGTCATTGTTGGAAGAATCATAACCAAATCCCCAAATCAAATTCCACCTTTGGGTGCTTTTAGGAAGCGGTTCGGGTGGGGGTTCAAGTATTTTCATGGTCTGTCTAGTGCAAGGATTGACCACCAAAAGTTCAAAATCCTTAGGACAGATGCATACAAGGCCATTGGCAGAACCAATGATAAAGAAACGATTGAAATTAAGCATATCGCTTTCGTTGTTTAATCCATAAATGCTAATAATGATCCTTTTATCAGGATTGATGTTGTTGGAAGCATGTTGTTTTAAATGAGATTCGGCAAAATAAGGAGTTGAGATGAAAGAATACCATGACTTACAAACACTCTTGCATCTGATTACATCTTTCACATCCGATCGTATCAGGATTTGCTCCATTATATCATCAGCGGCCTCCATTGGTTTcgcagaaaatagaaaaaagaattGGGACCCACCCTGGCTAAGTCGATCTCTGTCTCTCAGATTGGTAACATATGACGACAGGATTTAGCTCAagtctcaaatctcaaccatgACTTTATATTTATCAGATAACTAGAAGTCGTAGGTTATCCgttagttaaaataaaacaatgatcCATTGGGCCGAATCAGTTTATACTGTATAGGTCAGGATAGATCTTTGTCTAGCCCAAAATTTCTTAATGAGATTTCATTGAGTCGagtcattcttttttttttcttttaattatatatcactAGACGGTTATTGGTAGCAGcaatggatgatgatgatgatgctggCTACGGATGAGACTTAAATCTATTCATATTTAATGTTGATAATCTttaataccttataaaagaaatgacatATTTTATATTAGGTAATTCTGTTTTTGAATTACCAGATTTGcccttggacttttttgttttttttctttatgcaACTACCCAGAATCTCTAACAAACCGTCTTCCCCACTACTGCcgtcgcattgcacgggtaccagATGGGTCGGTTGATTCGTTAAGTTGTCTTCATAGGGTATTCCAGATGTAGAAACCGTTTTTTTTAGAAACCGTTTTTCACAAACAAATTATGAAGTGTACAAACAAATTTGTGTATCCCTAGAGAAGCATCGTAAACTGGTATAGAACCTGGTACTCAACCTGGTACAACTGTAGTCGATATATCCAAATCAACCGGATAGTATTTGtaaaccaaaactgaaaaataaaTGGCAAGGCTATAAACTCGATATATCTAAATCATGTTACAACCGTAGTGgtgatatatattttcaaaatatccAGATCAATGTTACAATTGTAGTAAATCAATACTGATATGTAATTGGCAAGCCTATAAATTCAACATAGTGCGTATAAGCTGTAAAGACATAGTGAATTACCCCATAAACCCGACCAAGTCATGCAACCCTTTCGTACGCAAACATTAAGGCATAAGTATGTAAAGACATAGTGCATTACCCCATAACCTCACGGAATGAGAATGAAATGGTAGATGTAGAAAGTGTGGAAATGGGCATAAAACCTTGAaacctggaaaaaaaaaaaagagaaactaAACAGTAAATTAAGTTGGACAGTATTATAAAAATTAGTTGGTACATAAATCCACGCACCTTAAATAAGCTATGCATCTTGTAAAACTTCTCTGTAAACCACATTTGCGGTGTATACACCGGGTTGATGGAAAATTTGGGTAGGCCTAACCAAAACCTTCACCCTTTCGTGTGATATCCCTCGAGACAGGGCCACATATAGTTGTCCGTGTGAGAATACCGAGTCAGGTAGATACACACCGACGTGTGGAACTGTCTGGCCTTGGGCTTTGTTTATTGTCATCGCGAAGCTAAGGCGAATCGGGAACTGTTTTCTCTTCAACTTAAAGGGATACATATCATTTTCAGATGGACACAGGGGTATTCTTGGTAAAAAAACTCTTTTACCGGCATGTTGCCCGGCTGCTATTTCTGCATCGATGACATTTCGTTGAAAACCTTTGCATATCAACCGTGTCCCGTTACAAAGCCCGTTGGATGGATCGATGTTACGCAATAGTATAACTGGGCACCCAATTTTGAGCCGTAAACGATGAGGGGGCAAACCAGCGACACTAAGAGAATTTAAGAATTCAACCGGATAGTAGTTGTTAATATCGTCTTTCGCCTCATCAAAGTTGTAATATATTCGCTCCTGGCCACTAAATTATCAATCAACTCATCATTTATCTCATCgacattttcatttttagttgaCAGTATTGCCCTAGAAATTATGTACTATGGAGAAGTCCCATTGACTTCAATGGACGGGAATATGGCACTTATTAAGGCCTTTTTCGATCTGGTTTCGGACTCGGTAGTGTATGGGATGGTCATCTCATCAGGTATGCGAATAAAGCTGCCTTCAATCACCTCTTCTTCCCCATTGCCGACTCTTAAAAGGAAATCTGAAAACCATGGATCCGTCCGTGCTCTCATGTTGACAGATAAACGCATCTTAGTTATCCCAGGCCAAAGAGGTGACATTCGCAGGCTCGAGTCTACAATCTGTGCGCGGATTCCTTTTTTGATCACTGGCAACACCTGCCTGAAGTCACCTCCAAAAACCATTACCTTCCCCCCAAATGGCAGACTAACGCCTATTATGTCTTGAATTGTTCGATCAAATGCCTCCACCGCTTGTCGCTTAGCCATCGAGGCTTTATCCCATATGATGAGTTTGGCACGACGGAGTAGCTGCGCAGTACCACTTTGTTTACTGATGTTGCAAAGAGAGTTATTACTCAGGATTAGAGGAATTTTAATTCTCGAATGAGCTGTGCGTCCTCCAGGCATGTTATTAGCTGTTGCCCCGGAAGATGCGGTTGCAATGGCAATCTGCCCACGTGAACGAACCTCAGCAAGTAGAGCATTATACAGATAGGTTTTCCCCGTTCCACCAGGGccatcaacaaaaaaaactcCTGGATAGTTACCGTCAACGTGCCTCATGATGGTATCGTACGCAAACTTCTGATCAGGATTGAGATTATCTTTGGCACGCAGATGATCATCTTCAACAATTATGGAAGATTCTTCTTGTAACTCACGACAACCTCCCAAATCGAGATGTTTAGAGTTTATGCGAGGAAGGTCAAAATCATCGAGACTCTTACCCATAGATTGAAGGAATACCAAAATGTCTTTAAGAACCAGACTTTGAACTTGATCACTATTTTGGAAACGTCTTCTGTAGTCTTCAGAAAGAGAATCATAATGTTCATCCCATAACCTCCTAACATCCATCGGGTTACAAAATATCAATATAGTCGCAAAAAGTCTTCTCAAAGAATGTGGAAACTGAAACATGGAAGCCTTTGTAAGACATTGTGACAAAGTATCGTCGTTCTCAATCAAGCCTCTCTCAAGTGTTGCCTTTCTAAAAGTTGTGTGCTTTTCACCGTTCACTGTGTAGCTTTTAGGTCCTTTAACATGCATTAAAAGAAGCCGTAAGTAATAGCGATCACCTTCTGTTGGGTTAACTGACACTACCCAGATGTAGAAAGGCAGCACTCGTCCCCGGGACTAATGAGGCTTAAATCTTGAAGGAcaactaagttttttttatatatatatttgtcgtTTTTTCCTCCTTTTAgtattttatgatattatttaaAGGAAATACTTAATCAAATCTATTACTATTTAAagattatataatgaataaagaCTTTCAAATGTTAACCTTAGTTGTGTCTTTCTTTAAGTTATTATCTAAAGTATCCGATTATGTCTGATGTATGTTATATCGTATCATTAAATCCAGATTCACTTTTTTCGACCACCTTGAAGCCAGATGTTATGTACgatgaaataaaaaaatgatcCATTGGGCCGAATCAGTTTATGCTGTATAGGTCAAGGTAGGTCTTTGTCAAGCCTAAATTTTCTTAATGAGATTTCATTGGGTCGAGTCAGTTTCCTTGGGCCTTGTAGATCTGTCAGATTGGAAACATACGACGATAGCAGTTTGCTCAACTCTCAACTAAGGCTCGCATAACAGGgcacacgaaacctgttaagacacgaacctaTTAAGACATGGACTTGTTAAGGGTATACACGAACACGACCTGTTAAGAATTCGTGTCATTTTTTCAGGACACGAACACGACACAAAacttaacaggtgcacctgttaaggACCTGTTAACACTATTTTGgaaatttcaataaaaaaaggggtaaaaaataagaaaacgtttattaagaatatttttctaaaatcatacagatttgataaaaaaaaaaaaatgtgtcttGTTTTGTTGTGTTAATACAAATTAAGTGCAATAAAAATACTGAAATCGCTTTGTTGACTGACTAAATTGACATAACCAAAAGAAGAattcataaattttaaattcaaGAAATATAAACAATTTCGTCATAGAGTTTTATTGTGTTTGTTCACATgtctcttgattttttaaaatccCAATCGgtcaaattaatattaaaagtataataataaGTGAAGAAAGGTTACCTGTCGATTGGAGGATGAGATTACGAGATGGGTTCATGGGGCTGGAGATGAATATGGTTTTTCAGAGGGAGTTAGAAAGGGGTCGGAGGGAGAATGGTGGATGGTAGACGCGCCTGATTAGAGGGAATGGATAAaatagatttagggttttgcactataatagtaaaatatacATGTGTATTACCTAACAGGTCTTTTAACAGGTCCTAACAGGTctggacctgttaagacatgaaaatattcgtgtcttaacaggaaACCTGTTAAACAcaaacacgaaacctgttaagaacaggtcgtgtcgtgtcgtgttaacaggtttcgtgtcaaaattgtcagccTTACTCTCAACCATGACTTATGGGAAGTGAAGTCGTAGGTTATCCATtactaaaaacaaaacaataatccATTGAAAAAATTCTTGATCATTGGGAGTCCGGTGGAGTTTCTTTTGGGCCAAGTCACTGTTTCGTTATATTTTCaagcaattatatatatatatatatatatatattaataaaaaagaagtgTTAGATGTTAATAGTTCGAATTTCAACAATGATATTCAAGATTCAATCCTGGGTATGCAAGCCAACATCACATCCGTCAATTTTCTCAGAGAAGACTCTAGTTGGCCACTTAATCTGAGACCATGTGGCTAAacataacaattatatattgTACCAAATCAATGTTACTCCATTTGAAATTCCCCTAAGTATGTATAGTTATGTTGCAAGTGCGAGTACCATTCCATCCACTTAGGCGAGAGATCAAGCTCGTAGGGAGCTTCAGGTAGACCCGGGCTTCAAAGACAAGGTCCATGAAGATTAGCGGTGACGTCCCAGGGTCAAGATCCGGAAGGATCTGCACCACAGTAATGAACTCCGGACAAGTCCGAACCGTAGGCTCCAGACCCGAACAGACCAACGATAACACCGCAGGGTTATGGCCCGGAAGGATCGATGCCGAATCAAAGCCCACTCAGGATCGTGATGGCTCCTCAAGGTCAAAACACTGGCAGACCAACCACGAGCCTGGCAGACCAAGGCCCGAACAGACCCGTGCTAACACCACCTCGGAACTGAAACGGATTCGCACTTACACCTCTTCAAAGTCAGGACTTGGAGCAGAATAGACCAGGTTTTATCTCTTCGAGTCAGAGGACACCACAGGCTCCTGGAAACACTAATAGGACGTCAACATCAGCAGATAACGAAATAAATGATGCATACGTGCAAGCTAATTATAACGCCCTAAGCATGATGGTGTTTTTATTtctacttttaaatttataacgtTGTACAAGTAATTATCTTAAAACACACATACTAACGGGCAGAGAACACGGTCAGtgtagtatagtctagtgataagttacaggatcgttccCATGGACGATTGCACTACCTAATTTAGTAATATATGTAATTCTaattgtttgggggtttgtcacgattTTCTAAATAAACTAATACTGAAAAGTAGATATCTAGTATTACCGGGGCAAGCCATTTATGAAGAAACAAcgtaaaataatgaaaaaccTAATAgcaattattaaattaaaatacttgtttggcaatATTAGATttgtatacatttaagtcataaaaggttataattttgaagatatacggttctaagtgttatattctGCAAATTATAGTATAATAATCAtaagttcgtcactgtcattagccgagacatattgatgaaattatttattgtagtcattccacaaggcacatgttataataaaaactatattgttgaatattttaaaaccaattatgctcataatgtgatatagtattatgaaagataattaagaattaaaatataaacttacttgtgatcctgtacgTGACattaagtatatgtatttgatcatgatgcgggccCATAACACACATAGGGTTtttttcaatcacctgtcctatgataattagataacaattaagattatTTCGATATTCTtttataacaattaggactcttgatttgattgacaactgtaactttaaacattattaCGCAAAACTAATAGATAAAAAAGGGAGAATGTTATGTACCTTTTTTGtttgagagataaaatgaatgTTGAATGAAATCcatattaatttggatttagtattcaagtaagtGAATaaccctctgttgtaaatcATTATTTGTTCTGTGATCGTCCCATATTTTGTAATTcttattgtgtttaggataatgatgttatatatcgtcatatgttattatgtttgagacatgtatctagagtttaaatttgtgtttatattaaacattaaactaaatattaatgatgttatatatcgtcatctgttattatgtttgagacATGCATGTATCTAGagtttaaatttgtgtttatattaaacattaaactaaatattaatatttataatttataaaaatctaatttaatatttgttaataagttattaggttttgaaataaatttttgtagacaatatttcatatgttgaaaacttttttaattagttaaataattataaattttaaaaaaattctctcaagttgatggctaaaaaaaatataaagtaaatatttagggtcaaaaagtgtaaattattgatgaaaaacaaaaaactgtaaattaatgagactttttctacaaattaatataaattctaatataataatatatttggataatgattagtGGGATAtttaatttgtagttaatttaaatgatgacataagcgattctcaatttgatgaaattaagcgatttgattggttaataagtcattagttcaactgtcttatagtatatagtagattttagacccgtgtccaacactagacGCGGGGtctacgacattattaatattagatatgaatacatttaattcataaaagcttataattctAAAGATATACAGTtctaaatgttatattttgcaagttgtaatacaatataTGTTCGTCAATGTCATTATAAcccgagacatattgatgaaactGTTTGTCGTATTCATTTCACAATGCACATGCCATAATAATTTGTCTGTTATAAAAACCAGTTGTACTGATCATAtcgtgatattattatgaaaaatagttaaaaattaaaatataaatatactcgTGATCCTGTCCTTGAGattcatgtatatttatttgatcatgatacggGCCCTTAACACAAATAGGTTTATTCTCAATCAGCTATCCTATGATAGTTATTGATggctaaatataaaatataaatcaagtattcagggttaaaaagtgaattattgatgaaaaataatagataaacgggagtcaatttgatgaaattgagttatttaattggttaataagttattaggttttaaaataattttttgtagaaaatattttatttgttgaagttgtttaatgtaaattttaaacaatttatatatcaagttgatggctacaaataactataaattaagtattcagagctaaaaagtgtaaattattgatggaaaacaaaaaagtgtaaattaatgagactttttttacaaattaatataaatactaatataataatatatttggataatgattattaggattttcaatttatagtttatctaaatgatgacataagcgatagtCAATTTGACGAAATTGAaagatttgattggttaataagtcattagttcaactgtcttatagtatatattaagattaagatattaaATAAAGCAACTAGCAAGATACTTCATAAATAAACCATTGATTAGTATTCATTACATATATGGTTGTATGATTTagacattatttaaaaaataagttcATTGAttagtattaaaatatattcatttgtgATGTTACAGTCTTTAATAAGTATGTTTACATATAAAATTTCATATAGTCTGAATTTTAAAAAGatgcattatttatttttaataaatttttacgACAACAATTATTCACAATGattgattaatattaaaatatattaatttgtgaTGTTACTGTCTTTAATAAGTATGTTTACATATAAAATTTCATATAGTCTGAATTTAAAAAAGAtgcattatttgtttttaatagatTTTTACGACAATAGTTATTCACCATGCAACGTATGGGTCTAATATAGTAAATAGATAAACAATGatatgtaatttatatatatattattggtaAAGTTATAAATACTCAttcacaaataaataaaataattataactatatatgcattttaattttatttttactaattCAAATATTCTGAtttaatttacattattatGATATAACTTACATAAGATTCtaagtttgactttttattatgtAGTAATTTGAATGTAACCATACTTTTAATTACaggatatatatgttatattttcattcaatttaatcaaattttgtAATAATAATCAAACATATTTACATTCTTCACAATTAACACAATAATACAAATAAGAACAGaatattgaaatttattttttgttttttgattttttcatataagttaaaataatattatttgaaATTGCTAAATCAACATATTTAGAAGCTAAGACAATATTCAGTTTTTATATTTAGggcattttatttttaattagttttagttATCTAATAGGTACATTAAATATTAAGTAAACCTTATTATTTAATaacttatatattaaaaaactaaattgaaccataacttaatttatacatatCTAGGTCATATGCTACATAATTAAAGAAATTATGCTTATAGCAAGTCAATTGCACATAACCAACAACGATAATTCGATGCACGCGTAACACACAAGTAAACAAATTATGAGTTATTTGTGAAAAACAACAAACCTGAATGTTTTTTAGTTATCCGAATCAATTGACATTGTAATGAAAAAACCTCGATTAATACGGACATACTCATGGTAAGCTTAACCAAAATTTTGCACTCGAATATATATTAACGTCTATTTTGCACTTGAATAATTCATCGTGCTTTAAGTGAAATAAGATATaaacgtgcaacgcacggggcATATTCTAGTAtgtaatataaatttgtaatatatGTGAATGGGGGGACGAGTTTCGGGTATACGGATTTTCATCTAAAACGAGAGCAAAACCTGAACCCGCAATAAAACAGAAATCCGTCCCCATACCCGGGCACCCGGCCCTAAACCTGCAATCCCGGATCCAAACTCGGCCCAAAAATGCCGAGTTTTGGGTTTCCGATTTTCTTGCCATCTCTAGAATTGAATGAGTATTACTATCTTGCAAGGCCATTTCCTTGACCAGAGTACCCAACTCAGTGGTCTACCAAAAGCCATGAATTATGACTCATTGATCCCATCAAGGCTGCTTTTATTGTATAGTATGTTGGCTTATATTTGGTGATACAATCATAGAATCATATACAATTATGAGCAAAGCTTCTAAAACATTGGAAGTTGAGTCGAGGATACACCTCTTGTTATCtgagaaaacataaaaataggAACTCCTTAGTCCCATGTGCTTAAGGCACCCGCATAACCCCCGTGTTGAGATAACGTCAAGGAAAACTACCAAATTAGTCCCCCTTGTGGGGATCGAACTTGCGCCCTGTGAGACCGGTCGAAAAATTTGGTGACACAGTGGCTAATGTGCCAaagcacaaaacaaaaaaacgcaatcaaatcatagtttttcaaaacaattattaaaaaaaaacccatatttTCACACTTCAATAAGAAATTAGAACACATTTTTCTATTCACTTTCCATTTTTGCAAATTTTATAAATCTCAGATTATATTAACCTTTCCATACAATCAAGTAAATTGTCAATACTTATAATTCTACCTTGTTAATACGCCATGAAATGGCAGCTAATTCGTCAAACCATTTTGCGTGGCACCATAACAAATTAGTTGTAAACGAACAAGCCTTTGGTTATTGAAGTAGAGCCTAAGCCCACAAGTACCTCCCGTTCTAAATGTAAGTAGAGCCAAGGAAGCAAACGTGTGATGTGCATTAAGAGTGGTGTCTCATGGTCCCCAAATATGAAATCACATGAGGGTATAGTAAGCCTTGAGAGAACCTCACTGGAGATACCATGGCTCACGGTTGACATGAGTCCTTTGAGCACTAGAGCCTGCACACCTTCAAAAACTGGAACCTTCCCAGTTCCCACCATCATAACAATGCGAGTCCATCCACTGAAAGTCGTGGTCAACGGCCCTGTAATCAAGCTGGTTCATATCTGATGTATGTAAGAAACATCCAGGCATTACACTCTTTTTCATACATCAGCCCGTTTGCATatgtaattataataaatttcaGGAATGTAGTCTATACGAGTGGTCTCACCTTTGTATGGTGAGTTGGAGGTTATTCGAAACacgccgttcaaaaaaaaaactacaaataagTAACGACATATAAGACATTTTTGAAACATCTAGACGCAAGCACCAAATATACGGACCATGGCCAACACTAATAATCTACCCCCTAGCTCGTATTCCTATGATTGGTAACCTACATTATTTTCTAGGGAATTAAATTGGAAAAAGATAAACATCAATTACCCACGGAGTGAGAATTTTCAAAATACCCTTAGTTGACATATCAACTATGCAAGGGAAAGGAAGATCATCAGGAACTCGAAAGTTAATAACATTGATCTAAAAATTCTTGAAAGAATGAAAAAGCCACATGATAAATAAACAGTCTGCTTTAAAGAACCATCACACTCAATTTACTGAAATCCAACAAACACATGATACTAGAAAATATTTGAAGATAGATTTGTAGTACTAAAGAAGAAGCAAAAAGGACATACACCAATTCCCTGTTATCATTGACCGCTTCAACAGCTCAAAGTCTGGGACTCCGCCCTTTGATT harbors:
- the LOC122605495 gene encoding uncharacterized protein LOC122605495 isoform X2; translated protein: MEAADDIMEQILIRSDVKDVIRCKSVCKSWVSGLLCDGVLHWFMLNRLNKENIILSLNLSREEFTVTQQPDPDNHPSYEYGCSYTLGVLEECLCIYELDAELPPTPTKIWVLRSYKSGNKSWVELPLNHVMNHSVAYHMNKDDYSYDGTPHLSISGEYIGAPIFVPSLISPHNVKMDSSSRSGSNGVVISVEEKAAGMANTNALIRTRYALSTRPTGVFQVPGKSKRSRR
- the LOC122605495 gene encoding F-box/kelch-repeat protein At3g06240-like isoform X1; this translates as MLNFNRFFIIGSANGLVCICPKDFELLVVNPCTRQTMKILEPPPEPLPKSTQRWNLIWGFGYDSSNNDYKIVVGFVMQRKTTRFYVFSLKTCVWKFIQEFDYVLTNWNRVSGLLCDGVLHWFMLNRLNKENIILSLNLSREEFTVTQQPDPDNHPSYEYGCSYTLGVLEECLCIYELDAELPPTPTKIWVLRSYKSGNKSWVELPLNHVMNHSVAYHMNKDDYSYDGTPHLSISGEYIGAPIFVPSLISPHNVKMDSSSRSGSNGVVISVEEKAAGMANTNALIRTRYALSTRPTGVFQVPGKSKRSRR
- the LOC122604714 gene encoding ATP-dependent DNA helicase PIF1-like — protein: MHVKGPKSYTVNGEKHTTFRKATLERGLIENDDTLSQCLTKASMFQFPHSLRRLFATILIFCNPMDVRRLWDEHYDSLSEDYRRRFQNSDQVQSLVLKDILVFLQSMGKSLDDFDLPRINSKHLDLGGCRELQEESSIIVEDDHLRAKDNLNPDQKFAYDTIMRHVDGNYPGVFFVDGPGGTGKTYLYNALLAEVRSRGQIAIATASSGATANNMPGGRTAHSRIKIPLILSNNSLCNISKQSGTAQLLRRAKLIIWDKASMAKRQAVEAFDRTIQDIIGVSLPFGGKVMVFGGDFRQVLPVIKKGIRAQIVDSSLRMSPLWPGITKMRLSVNMRARTDPWFSDFLLRVGNGEEEVIEGSFIRIPDEMTIPYTTESETRSKKALISAIFPSIEVNGTSPYGQERIYYNFDEAKDDINNYYPVEFLNSLSVAGLPPHRLRLKIGCPVILLRNIDPSNGLCNGTRLICKGFQRNVIDAEIAAGQHAGKRVFLPRIPLCPSENDMYPFKLKRKQFPIRLSFAMTINKAQGQTVPHVGVYLPDSVFSHGQLYVALSRGISHERVKVLVRPTQIFHQPGVYTANVVYREVLQDA